In Populus alba chromosome 9, ASM523922v2, whole genome shotgun sequence, a genomic segment contains:
- the LOC118059227 gene encoding autophagy-related protein 2 isoform X1: MFSWNFAKSAEAVLSRWAMKRLCKFVLKKKLGKFILGDIDLDQLDVQLAEGTIQLSDLALNVDCLNEKFGAAASVMIKEGSIGSLLVKMPWKGKGFQVEVDELELVLAPCLKKRNSPADDETSSSSQESRHGHKEVGRFGNELMENAQKSSFVDVHEGVKTIAKVVKWFLTSFHVKVKKLIVAYEPYFEKDEKKVGCQETLVLRVPEIECGTCVSEDANLSSDERVENFLGISQLMNFVKFQGAVLELLKTDGVDNQSCRPCVSDSTFSEQFSGHCQSKPTTPIVTGKKDGFSGNLKLSIPWKNGSLDIHKLDAEVCVDPVELRLQPSTIKWFLLSWETYKNIDQDGRGDAHYKSTESVYFNSSSHFHSSLSIPGVVANDKVSPVRGRFTSALSSFTGKESVSEAMLPGSHLISDWVANSIQNEKDGIQEELDLGASVDQFFECLDGMRSSQSALGSSGMWNWTCSVFSALTAASSLASGSFQIPSEDQHVQTTLKATLAGVSVLLSFQDEDQEYLCGQKSDQNTVGLEIRCLSAECKDIFVVLQVCPQEMRFEGTVKCIEVIDYLYDKNDGNSQTVLIQNLQSEVQGVLPPFPHSDELGTLIAPGVPFGSATKMKLLGTSGVTRCQFTVYSDSSDGNFTGTKSFSLQLPFLIFWVNFASVNVILNLLKNAEKSVERSIQRNGFPSVNKKHESSHGNMKKGSSSRVSTLASTENLQGSISILKARVILCFPFVSGGDIGGHSPWNQFIAVDICSPSILESPTSNSSSWKSHAPRAICSLHLNVSNLKVYLVNPACNDDGTTLSTLMPRYRFCAHQIVSVSNRAGCLCTISMLWQEDPVTGPWIAEKVKSLATSEESRSRKKIKVKGYEFASATAAKDLGDINLQTREELILSSAFFLHVHLLPVVVDLSSSQYRNLHCLLDQMINGLSGMACDVVGVRELSPASQTSILVKCESVDFSIRPDMKDDIKSSLQSELPGSWHCLKLKIQKFDMLSVSNIGGIRSANFFWLAHGEGKLWGSITGVPDQEFLLISCSNSTMKRGDGGGSNALSSSLAGSEIIHIWDPKSSHDFTSVSVRCATVIAVGGRLDWLDAISSFFILPSPKVEKANNENLAKGDLNAPSETSFILKLVDIGISYEPYLKKSVVRDLHSESGSSYSKEETGEPRIACLLAASLFSLSNTTMEDSIDSDYKIRVQDVGLLLGAAHENIGGTHSVEYLHKMGYVRVAHEALVEAILRTDCKNGLLWEVECTKSHIYVETCHDTTRGLMCLAAQFQQLYAPDLEESIVHLQNRWNGICQSQERNEFNDEGRISNHDCAPSTSQVHAPTADTKSNLGVVGLMDEICEDAFHLHGIQACRFDSSGSEIRVSLDESLLGEACSLSVETPDFFSNDLSYDWPVPLIGLESNQTTFLQSGSFPEFIEGYCVSDLRPLSELSMGRQSPPEKLKCISKNFGNADHGRGNGGWYGDAPLSIVEHHISGASSEATVDQVLEDQLPTLLSERSDDFGKATGRVLFKNIDVSWRMYAGSDWQAYRKNSDPSSHTCGRDTTVCLELALCGMQFQYNVFPVGGVCASKLCLTVQDFHLSDKSKNAPWKQILGYYHSKDHPRESTSKAFKLDLEAVRPDPLIPLEEYRLRITLLPLLLHLHQSQLDFLISFFEPKSFSAGQSSDQDQNSDGVKTSATNSCNLAGHTIANEALLPFFQKFEIWPIILRVDYSPHHVDLAALSSGKYVELVNLVPWKGVELQLKHVHAVGVYGWGSVCETIIGEWLVEISRNQMHKIFRGLPTVRSLVAVGSGAAKLVSLPVESYRKDHKIIKGMQRGTSAFLKSISLEAVGFGVHLAAGAHDILLQAEYILTNIPSPPVSWSVQAKTKENVRCNQPKDAQQGIQHAYESLSDGLGKSASALVQTPLKKYQHGASTVSALATAVRAVPAAAIAPVSACAGAVHYALLGLRNSLDPERKKESMEKYLGSSKPNDWD, translated from the exons ATGTTTTCGTGGAATTTTGCGAAATCGGCGGAGGCGGTACTGTCGCGGTGGGCGATGAAAAGGCTGTGCAAGTTTgtattgaagaagaaattagGGAAGTTTATATTAGGAGATATTGATCTTGACCAGCTCGATGTTCAACTCGCTGAAGGCACTATTCAACTCAGTGATCTTGCTCTCAATGTCGATTGTCTTAATGAAAAG TTTGGGGCAGCGGCATCAGTGATGATAAAAGAAGGGTCAATTGGCTCATTGTTGGTCAAAATGCCATGGAAGGGTAAAGGTTTTCAGGTTGAGGTGGATGAGCTTGAGCTTGTACTTGCACCCTGTTTGAAGAAAAGGAATTCACCAGCTGACGACGAGACTAGTAGTTCTAGTCAAGAGAGTAGACATGGGCACAAGGAGGTGGGGAGGTTTGGGAATGAGTTGAtggaaaatgctcaaaaatctAGTTTTGTTGACGTTCATGAAGGCGTCAAGACAATCGCTAAGGTGGTGAAGTGGTTTTTGACTAGTTTCCATGTAAAGGTTAAGAAGTTGATTGTTGCATATGAGCCATATTTCGAAAAGGATGAAAAGAAGGTTGGGTGTCAAGAAACTTTGGTCCTCAGAGTACCTGAAATAGAATGTGGAACCTGTGTTTCTGAAGATGCTAACTTAAGTTCTGATGAAAGAGTTGAGAACTTTCTAGGCATAAGTCAGTTAATGAATTTTGTTAAGTTTCAAGGAGCAGTGCTTGAACTTCTCAAAACAGATGGTGTTGACAATCAAAGTTGCAGGCCATGTGTGTCAGATTCAACTTTTAGTGAGCAATTTTCAGGGCACTGCCAATCAAAACCTACAACTCCTATTGTGACAGGGAAAAAAGATGGATTTTCAGGGAATTTAAAGTTAAGTATTCCTTGGAAGAATGGTTCATTAGACATTCACAAATTAGATGCAGAGGTTTGTGTGGATCCTGTAGAATTAAGACTTCAACCAAGCACAATTAAGTGGTTCCTACTTTCATGGGAAACTTATAAGAATATTGATCAGGATGGCAGGGGGGATGCACATTATAAATCAACCGAATCAGTCTACTTTAATTCTTCTTCTCATTTCCATTCTTCGTTATCTATCCCTGGTGTGGTTGCTAATGATAAAGTGAGCCCTGTTCGTGGTCGCTTTACATCTGCCCTTTCTTCTTTCACCGGGAAAGAATCAGTTAGTGAAGCAATGCTACCTGGATCACATCTTATATCTGACTGGGTGGCAAATTCTATTCAAAACGAGAAAGATGGTATCCAAGAAGAATTAGACCTTGGAGCAAG TGTGGACCAATTTTTCGAATGTTTAGATGGAATGAGAAGTTCACAATCAGCTCTGGGAAGCAGTGGGATGTGGAACTGGACATGTTCTGTTTTCAGTGCATTAACTGCAGCATCCAGCCTTGCTTCTGGATCTTTTCAAATCCCTTCTG AAGACCAGCATGTTCAAACCACCCTTAAAGCGACTTTGGCTGGAGTTTCTGTCTTGCTATCCTTTCAGGATGAAGATCAGGAATATCTGTGTGGTCAAAAGAGTGATCAGAATACTGTTGGACTGGAGATTCGTTGTCTTAGTGCAGAATGCaaagatatttttgttgttttgcag GTTTGTCCTCAAGAAATGAGGTTTGAAGGAACAGTGAAGTGTATTGAGGTTATTGATTACTTGTACGATAAAAATGATGGCAACAGTCAAACTGTTTTGATCCAGAATCTGCAATCTGAAGTCCAAGGTGTTCTCCCTCCATTTCCTCATTCAGATGAATTAGGTACATTAATTGCACCAGGAGTTCCATTTGGAAGTGCGACCAAAATGAAACTGCTTGGTACCTCAGGTGTCACTCGGTGCCAATTTACTGTATATTCTGATTCGTCAGATGGAAATTTTACTGGAACAAAGTCATTCTCATTGCAACTGCCGTTTTTAATATTCTGGGTGAACTTTGCTTCAGTAAACGTGATACTGAATCTTCTGAAGAATGCTGAAAAATCTGTTGAAAGGAGTATCCAGAGGAATGGATTTCCATCTGTCAATAAGAAGCATGAATCATCTCatggaaatatgaaaaaaggttCAAGTTCTAGGGTTTCAACATTGGCCTCTACAGAAAATTTGCAAGGTAGTATATCAATCCTTAAGGCAAGGGTAATACTATGTTTCCCATTTGTAAGTGGTGGAGATATTGGAGGCCACTCTCCCTGGAATCAATTTATTGCTGTTGATATTTGTTCACCGTCGATCTTGGAAAGCCCAACATCGAATTCCAGTTCGTGGAAAAGCCATGCACCAAGGGCCATATGTTCTTTGCATTTGAATGTTAGTAACCTCAAGGTTTACTTGGTCAATCCAGCATGTAATGATGATGGAACTACCTTGTCTACTTTGATGCCAAGGTATAGATTTTGTGCACATCAGATTGTGTCTGTGAGTAATAGAGCTGGTTGCCTATGTACTATTAGTATGCTTTGGCAGGAAGACCCCGTGACTGGTCCTTGGATAGCTGAGAAAGTCAAGTCTCTGGCAACTTCAGAGGAATCCAGGAGcaggaaaaaaatcaaggtgAAAGGATATGAATTTGCTAGTGCAACTGCTGCAAAGGATCTAGGAGACATAAATTTGCAAACCAGAGAAGAGTTAATATTGAGCTCTGCATTCTTCTTGCATGTTCATCTGCTTCCTGTTGTGGTTGATCTTAGCAGTTCTCAGTATAGAAATTTGCATTGCCTTCTAGATCAGATGATTAATGGATTATCAGGCATGGCCTGCGATGTAGTCGGTGTTAGGGAATTGTCTCCAGCCAGTCAAACATCAATTCTTGTGAAGTGTGAATCAGTAGATTTTTCAATTAGACCAGATATGAAGGATGACATAAAAAGTTCATTGCAGAGTGAACTTCCTGGATCATGGCATtgtttaaaactgaaaattcaaaaatttgatATGCTGTCCGTCTCAAATATTGGAGGTATCAGGAGTGCCAATTTCTTTTGGCTAGCCCATGGAGAAGGTAAATTATGGGGTTCCATCACCGGAGTTCCAGATCAAGAGTTTCTTCTGATTTCTTGTAGCAACTCCACTATGAAACGTGGAGATGGAGGAGGTTCCAATGCATTGTCTTCTAGCTTGGCTGGTTCTGAAATTATACACATATGGGATCCAAAGAGCTCACATGATTTTACATCTGTTAGTGTCAGATGTGCCACAGTTATTGCTGTTGGTGGTCGCTTGGATTGGCTGGATGCAATATCCTCCTTCTTCATTTTGCCCTCTCCTAAAGTGGAGAAGGCAAACAATGAAAATCTGGCAAAGGGGGATCTGAATGCCCCTTCTGAAACTTCTTTCATTCTAAAGTTGGTTGATATTGGAATAAGTTATGAGCCTTACTTGAAGAAGTCAGTGGTTAGGGATCTTCATTCCGAGTCTGGCTCCTCATATTCCAAAGAAGAAACAGGTGAGCCGCGCATTGCTTGTCTATTAGCTGcatctttgttttctctttccaACACAACAATGGAAGATTCTATTGATAGTGATTACAAAATTAGAGTGCAAGATGTAGGGCTTCTTCTTGGTGCAGCACATGAGAATATTGGTGGCACTCATAGTGTGGAATATCTTCATAAGATGGGTTATGTGAGAGTTGCCCATGAGGCCCTGGTTGAAGCAATTTTGAGAACTGACTGTAAGAATGGCCTTCTCTGGGAGGTAGAATGCACAAAATCCCATATTTATGTGGAAACTTGCCATGACACTACTCGCGGTCTCATGTGCCTGGCTGCTCAATTCCAACAGCTCTATGCCCCTGACTTAGAGGAATCAATTGTGCACTTGCAGAATAGGTGGAATGGTATTTGTCAGTCCCAAGAGAGAAACGAGTTCAATGATGAAGGTCGGATTTCCAATCATGATTGTGCGCCGTCGACTTCCCAAGTTCATGCCCCTACTGCAGATACAAAGAGTAACCTTGGGGTGGTTGGTTTAATGGATGAGATATGTGAAGATGCATTTCACTTGCATGGGATTCAGGCATGCCGGTTTGATTCCAGTGGATCAGAAATTCGTGTTTCACTTGATGAAAGTCTCCTCGGAGAAGCTTGCAGCCTAAGTGTTGAAACTCCTGACTTCTTCTCGAATGATCTCTCTTATGATTGGCCAGTGCCTTTAATAGGCCTGGAAAGTAATCAAACCACATTTCTACAGAGTGGTTCTTTCCCAGAATTTATAGAAGGCTATTGTGTGTCTGATTTACGCCCTTTGTCAGAATTATCCATGGGCAGGCAGTCACCACCTGAAAAACTTAAATGCATATCCAAGAATTTTGGCAATGCAGATCATGGAAGAGGAAATGGTGGATGGTATGGGGATGCCCCTTTGAGCATTGTTGAACATCACATTTCTGGAGCAAGTAGTGAAGCTACCGTGGATCAGGTTTTGGAAGACCAGCTTCCAACTTTGCTTTCTGAAAGATCTGATGATTTTGGGAAGGCCACAGGACGTGTACTTTTTAAGAACATTGATGTGAGCTGGAGAATGTATGCTGGTTCTGACTGGCAGGCATATAGAAAGAATAGTGATCCATCTAGTCATACTTGTGGAAGGGATACGACTGTTTGTCTAGAGCTTGCATTGTGTGGAATGCAATTTCAATACAATGTCTTCCCAGTTGGTGGAGTATGTGCATCTAAGCTTTGTCTCACAGTTCAAGATTTTCATCTTTCTGATAAGAGTAAAAATGCACCGTGGAAACAG ATACTTGGATATTATCATTCAAAAGATCATCCTAGGGAATCCACTTCAAAAGCATTCAAGCTGGACTTGGAAGCTGTCAGACCAGATCCTCTAATCCCTCTTGAGGAATACCG GTTACGCATAACTCTCCTTCCTCTGCTATTGCATCTTCATCAAAGCCAACTTGATTTTCTCATTAGCTTTTTTGAGCCCAAAAGCTTTTCAGCAGGCCAGTCTTCGGATCAAGATCAAAACTCAGATGGTGTAAAGACTTCTGCAACAAATAGCTGTAATCTTGCAGGACATACAATTGCAAATGAAGCATTGCTTCCCTTTTTTCAG AAGTTTGAAATATGGCCCATTATTCTTCGAGTTGACTACAGTCCCCATCATGTTGATCTAGCAGCATTGAGCAGTGGGAAGTATGTGGAACTTGTGAACCTTGTCCCCTGGAAG GGGGTTGAACTACAGCTAAAACATGTTCATGCCGTTGGTGTCTATGGCTGGGGCAGTGTATGTGAAACAATTATAGGGGAGTGGTTGGTGGAGATCTCTCGAAATCAG ATGCATAAAATCTTTCGAGGCCTTCCTACCGTCCGGTCTCTGGTTGCTGTTGGTTCTGGTGCTGCAAAGCTTGTTTCCTTGCCTGTCGAGAGCTACAGGAAGGACCATAAAATAATCAAGGGAATGCAAAGAG GTACAAGTGCATTTCTAAAAAGTATATCGCTTGAAGCTGTTGGATTTGGGGTGCATTTGGCAGCTGGGGCTCATGATATTTTGCTCCAAGCAGAGTATATTCTTACAAATATACCTTCTCCTCCTGTGTCATGGTCTGTACAAGCCAAAACTAAAGAAAATGTAAGATGCAATCAGCCAAAAGATGCCCAGCAAGGAATTCAACAT GCATATGAGAGTCTCAGTGATGGCCTGGGAAAGTCCGCTTCTGCTTTAGTGCAGACTCCATTGAAAAAATACCAGCATGGAGCCAGCACAGTAAGTGCCCTGGCAACTGCTGTACGGGCTGTTCCTGCTGCTGCCATAGCTCCTGTTTCTGCTTGTGCAGGTGCAGTGCATTATGCTCTTCTTGGCCTTAGAAATAG CCTTGACCCTGAACGCAAAAAAGAGTCCATGGAGAAGTATCTGGGTTCTTCAAAGCCAAATGATTGGGATTGA
- the LOC118059227 gene encoding autophagy-related protein 2 isoform X2, with protein sequence MFSWNFAKSAEAVLSRWAMKRLCKFVLKKKLGKFILGDIDLDQLDVQLAEGTIQLSDLALNVDCLNEKFGAAASVMIKEGSIGSLLVKMPWKGKGFQVEVDELELVLAPCLKKRNSPADDETSSSSQESRHGHKEVGRFGNELMENAQKSSFVDVHEGVKTIAKVVKWFLTSFHVKVKKLIVAYEPYFEKDEKKVGCQETLVLRVPEIECGTCVSEDANLSSDERVENFLGISQLMNFVKFQGAVLELLKTDGVDNQSCRPCVSDSTFSEQFSGHCQSKPTTPIVTGKKDGFSGNLKLSIPWKNGSLDIHKLDAEVCVDPVELRLQPSTIKWFLLSWETYKNIDQDGRGDAHYKSTESVYFNSSSHFHSSLSIPGVVANDKVSPVRGRFTSALSSFTGKESVSEAMLPGSHLISDWVANSIQNEKDGIQEELDLGASVDQFFECLDGMRSSQSALGSSGMWNWTCSVFSALTAASSLASGSFQIPSEDQHVQTTLKATLAGVSVLLSFQDEDQEYLCGQKSDQNTVGLEIRCLSAECKDIFVVLQVCPQEMRFEGTVKCIEVIDYLYDKNDGNSQTVLIQNLQSEVQGVLPPFPHSDELGTLIAPGVPFGSATKMKLLGTSGVTRCQFTVYSDSSDGNFTGTKSFSLQLPFLIFWVNFASVNVILNLLKNAEKSVERSIQRNGFPSVNKKHESSHGNMKKGSSSRVSTLASTENLQGSISILKARVILCFPFVSGGDIGGHSPWNQFIAVDICSPSILESPTSNSSSWKSHAPRAICSLHLNVSNLKVYLVNPACNDDGTTLSTLMPRYRFCAHQIVSVSNRAGCLCTISMLWQEDPVTGPWIAEKVKSLATSEESRSRKKIKVKGYEFASATAAKDLGDINLQTREELILSSAFFLHVHLLPVVVDLSSSQYRNLHCLLDQMINGLSGMACDVVGVRELSPASQTSILVKCESVDFSIRPDMKDDIKSSLQSELPGSWHCLKLKIQKFDMLSVSNIGGIRSANFFWLAHGEGKLWGSITGVPDQEFLLISCSNSTMKRGDGGGSNALSSSLAGSEIIHIWDPKSSHDFTSVSVRCATVIAVGGRLDWLDAISSFFILPSPKVEKANNENLAKGDLNAPSETSFILKLVDIGISYEPYLKKSVVRDLHSESGSSYSKEETGEPRIACLLAASLFSLSNTTMEDSIDSDYKIRVQDVGLLLGAAHENIGGTHSVEYLHKMGYVRVAHEALVEAILRTDCKNGLLWEVECTKSHIYVETCHDTTRGLMCLAAQFQQLYAPDLEESIVHLQNRWNGICQSQERNEFNDEGRISNHDCAPSTSQVHAPTADTKSNLGVVGLMDEICEDAFHLHGIQACRFDSSGSEIRVSLDESLLGEACSLSVETPDFFSNDLSYDWPVPLIGLESNQTTFLQSGSFPEFIEGYCVSDLRPLSELSMGRQSPPEKLKCISKNFGNADHGRGNGGWYGDAPLSIVEHHISGASSEATVDQVLEDQLPTLLSERSDDFGKATGRVLFKNIDVSWRMYAGSDWQAYRKNSDPSSHTCGRDTTVCLELALCGMQFQYNVFPVGGVCASKLCLTVQDFHLSDKSKNAPWKQILGYYHSKDHPRESTSKAFKLDLEAVRPDPLIPLEEYRLRITLLPLLLHLHQSQLDFLISFFEPKSFSAGQSSDQDQNSDGVKTSATNSCNLAGHTIANEALLPFFQKFEIWPIILRVDYSPHHVDLAALSSGKYVELVNLVPWKGVELQLKHVHAVGVYGWGSVCETIIGEWLVEISRNQLVDA encoded by the exons ATGTTTTCGTGGAATTTTGCGAAATCGGCGGAGGCGGTACTGTCGCGGTGGGCGATGAAAAGGCTGTGCAAGTTTgtattgaagaagaaattagGGAAGTTTATATTAGGAGATATTGATCTTGACCAGCTCGATGTTCAACTCGCTGAAGGCACTATTCAACTCAGTGATCTTGCTCTCAATGTCGATTGTCTTAATGAAAAG TTTGGGGCAGCGGCATCAGTGATGATAAAAGAAGGGTCAATTGGCTCATTGTTGGTCAAAATGCCATGGAAGGGTAAAGGTTTTCAGGTTGAGGTGGATGAGCTTGAGCTTGTACTTGCACCCTGTTTGAAGAAAAGGAATTCACCAGCTGACGACGAGACTAGTAGTTCTAGTCAAGAGAGTAGACATGGGCACAAGGAGGTGGGGAGGTTTGGGAATGAGTTGAtggaaaatgctcaaaaatctAGTTTTGTTGACGTTCATGAAGGCGTCAAGACAATCGCTAAGGTGGTGAAGTGGTTTTTGACTAGTTTCCATGTAAAGGTTAAGAAGTTGATTGTTGCATATGAGCCATATTTCGAAAAGGATGAAAAGAAGGTTGGGTGTCAAGAAACTTTGGTCCTCAGAGTACCTGAAATAGAATGTGGAACCTGTGTTTCTGAAGATGCTAACTTAAGTTCTGATGAAAGAGTTGAGAACTTTCTAGGCATAAGTCAGTTAATGAATTTTGTTAAGTTTCAAGGAGCAGTGCTTGAACTTCTCAAAACAGATGGTGTTGACAATCAAAGTTGCAGGCCATGTGTGTCAGATTCAACTTTTAGTGAGCAATTTTCAGGGCACTGCCAATCAAAACCTACAACTCCTATTGTGACAGGGAAAAAAGATGGATTTTCAGGGAATTTAAAGTTAAGTATTCCTTGGAAGAATGGTTCATTAGACATTCACAAATTAGATGCAGAGGTTTGTGTGGATCCTGTAGAATTAAGACTTCAACCAAGCACAATTAAGTGGTTCCTACTTTCATGGGAAACTTATAAGAATATTGATCAGGATGGCAGGGGGGATGCACATTATAAATCAACCGAATCAGTCTACTTTAATTCTTCTTCTCATTTCCATTCTTCGTTATCTATCCCTGGTGTGGTTGCTAATGATAAAGTGAGCCCTGTTCGTGGTCGCTTTACATCTGCCCTTTCTTCTTTCACCGGGAAAGAATCAGTTAGTGAAGCAATGCTACCTGGATCACATCTTATATCTGACTGGGTGGCAAATTCTATTCAAAACGAGAAAGATGGTATCCAAGAAGAATTAGACCTTGGAGCAAG TGTGGACCAATTTTTCGAATGTTTAGATGGAATGAGAAGTTCACAATCAGCTCTGGGAAGCAGTGGGATGTGGAACTGGACATGTTCTGTTTTCAGTGCATTAACTGCAGCATCCAGCCTTGCTTCTGGATCTTTTCAAATCCCTTCTG AAGACCAGCATGTTCAAACCACCCTTAAAGCGACTTTGGCTGGAGTTTCTGTCTTGCTATCCTTTCAGGATGAAGATCAGGAATATCTGTGTGGTCAAAAGAGTGATCAGAATACTGTTGGACTGGAGATTCGTTGTCTTAGTGCAGAATGCaaagatatttttgttgttttgcag GTTTGTCCTCAAGAAATGAGGTTTGAAGGAACAGTGAAGTGTATTGAGGTTATTGATTACTTGTACGATAAAAATGATGGCAACAGTCAAACTGTTTTGATCCAGAATCTGCAATCTGAAGTCCAAGGTGTTCTCCCTCCATTTCCTCATTCAGATGAATTAGGTACATTAATTGCACCAGGAGTTCCATTTGGAAGTGCGACCAAAATGAAACTGCTTGGTACCTCAGGTGTCACTCGGTGCCAATTTACTGTATATTCTGATTCGTCAGATGGAAATTTTACTGGAACAAAGTCATTCTCATTGCAACTGCCGTTTTTAATATTCTGGGTGAACTTTGCTTCAGTAAACGTGATACTGAATCTTCTGAAGAATGCTGAAAAATCTGTTGAAAGGAGTATCCAGAGGAATGGATTTCCATCTGTCAATAAGAAGCATGAATCATCTCatggaaatatgaaaaaaggttCAAGTTCTAGGGTTTCAACATTGGCCTCTACAGAAAATTTGCAAGGTAGTATATCAATCCTTAAGGCAAGGGTAATACTATGTTTCCCATTTGTAAGTGGTGGAGATATTGGAGGCCACTCTCCCTGGAATCAATTTATTGCTGTTGATATTTGTTCACCGTCGATCTTGGAAAGCCCAACATCGAATTCCAGTTCGTGGAAAAGCCATGCACCAAGGGCCATATGTTCTTTGCATTTGAATGTTAGTAACCTCAAGGTTTACTTGGTCAATCCAGCATGTAATGATGATGGAACTACCTTGTCTACTTTGATGCCAAGGTATAGATTTTGTGCACATCAGATTGTGTCTGTGAGTAATAGAGCTGGTTGCCTATGTACTATTAGTATGCTTTGGCAGGAAGACCCCGTGACTGGTCCTTGGATAGCTGAGAAAGTCAAGTCTCTGGCAACTTCAGAGGAATCCAGGAGcaggaaaaaaatcaaggtgAAAGGATATGAATTTGCTAGTGCAACTGCTGCAAAGGATCTAGGAGACATAAATTTGCAAACCAGAGAAGAGTTAATATTGAGCTCTGCATTCTTCTTGCATGTTCATCTGCTTCCTGTTGTGGTTGATCTTAGCAGTTCTCAGTATAGAAATTTGCATTGCCTTCTAGATCAGATGATTAATGGATTATCAGGCATGGCCTGCGATGTAGTCGGTGTTAGGGAATTGTCTCCAGCCAGTCAAACATCAATTCTTGTGAAGTGTGAATCAGTAGATTTTTCAATTAGACCAGATATGAAGGATGACATAAAAAGTTCATTGCAGAGTGAACTTCCTGGATCATGGCATtgtttaaaactgaaaattcaaaaatttgatATGCTGTCCGTCTCAAATATTGGAGGTATCAGGAGTGCCAATTTCTTTTGGCTAGCCCATGGAGAAGGTAAATTATGGGGTTCCATCACCGGAGTTCCAGATCAAGAGTTTCTTCTGATTTCTTGTAGCAACTCCACTATGAAACGTGGAGATGGAGGAGGTTCCAATGCATTGTCTTCTAGCTTGGCTGGTTCTGAAATTATACACATATGGGATCCAAAGAGCTCACATGATTTTACATCTGTTAGTGTCAGATGTGCCACAGTTATTGCTGTTGGTGGTCGCTTGGATTGGCTGGATGCAATATCCTCCTTCTTCATTTTGCCCTCTCCTAAAGTGGAGAAGGCAAACAATGAAAATCTGGCAAAGGGGGATCTGAATGCCCCTTCTGAAACTTCTTTCATTCTAAAGTTGGTTGATATTGGAATAAGTTATGAGCCTTACTTGAAGAAGTCAGTGGTTAGGGATCTTCATTCCGAGTCTGGCTCCTCATATTCCAAAGAAGAAACAGGTGAGCCGCGCATTGCTTGTCTATTAGCTGcatctttgttttctctttccaACACAACAATGGAAGATTCTATTGATAGTGATTACAAAATTAGAGTGCAAGATGTAGGGCTTCTTCTTGGTGCAGCACATGAGAATATTGGTGGCACTCATAGTGTGGAATATCTTCATAAGATGGGTTATGTGAGAGTTGCCCATGAGGCCCTGGTTGAAGCAATTTTGAGAACTGACTGTAAGAATGGCCTTCTCTGGGAGGTAGAATGCACAAAATCCCATATTTATGTGGAAACTTGCCATGACACTACTCGCGGTCTCATGTGCCTGGCTGCTCAATTCCAACAGCTCTATGCCCCTGACTTAGAGGAATCAATTGTGCACTTGCAGAATAGGTGGAATGGTATTTGTCAGTCCCAAGAGAGAAACGAGTTCAATGATGAAGGTCGGATTTCCAATCATGATTGTGCGCCGTCGACTTCCCAAGTTCATGCCCCTACTGCAGATACAAAGAGTAACCTTGGGGTGGTTGGTTTAATGGATGAGATATGTGAAGATGCATTTCACTTGCATGGGATTCAGGCATGCCGGTTTGATTCCAGTGGATCAGAAATTCGTGTTTCACTTGATGAAAGTCTCCTCGGAGAAGCTTGCAGCCTAAGTGTTGAAACTCCTGACTTCTTCTCGAATGATCTCTCTTATGATTGGCCAGTGCCTTTAATAGGCCTGGAAAGTAATCAAACCACATTTCTACAGAGTGGTTCTTTCCCAGAATTTATAGAAGGCTATTGTGTGTCTGATTTACGCCCTTTGTCAGAATTATCCATGGGCAGGCAGTCACCACCTGAAAAACTTAAATGCATATCCAAGAATTTTGGCAATGCAGATCATGGAAGAGGAAATGGTGGATGGTATGGGGATGCCCCTTTGAGCATTGTTGAACATCACATTTCTGGAGCAAGTAGTGAAGCTACCGTGGATCAGGTTTTGGAAGACCAGCTTCCAACTTTGCTTTCTGAAAGATCTGATGATTTTGGGAAGGCCACAGGACGTGTACTTTTTAAGAACATTGATGTGAGCTGGAGAATGTATGCTGGTTCTGACTGGCAGGCATATAGAAAGAATAGTGATCCATCTAGTCATACTTGTGGAAGGGATACGACTGTTTGTCTAGAGCTTGCATTGTGTGGAATGCAATTTCAATACAATGTCTTCCCAGTTGGTGGAGTATGTGCATCTAAGCTTTGTCTCACAGTTCAAGATTTTCATCTTTCTGATAAGAGTAAAAATGCACCGTGGAAACAG ATACTTGGATATTATCATTCAAAAGATCATCCTAGGGAATCCACTTCAAAAGCATTCAAGCTGGACTTGGAAGCTGTCAGACCAGATCCTCTAATCCCTCTTGAGGAATACCG GTTACGCATAACTCTCCTTCCTCTGCTATTGCATCTTCATCAAAGCCAACTTGATTTTCTCATTAGCTTTTTTGAGCCCAAAAGCTTTTCAGCAGGCCAGTCTTCGGATCAAGATCAAAACTCAGATGGTGTAAAGACTTCTGCAACAAATAGCTGTAATCTTGCAGGACATACAATTGCAAATGAAGCATTGCTTCCCTTTTTTCAG AAGTTTGAAATATGGCCCATTATTCTTCGAGTTGACTACAGTCCCCATCATGTTGATCTAGCAGCATTGAGCAGTGGGAAGTATGTGGAACTTGTGAACCTTGTCCCCTGGAAG GGGGTTGAACTACAGCTAAAACATGTTCATGCCGTTGGTGTCTATGGCTGGGGCAGTGTATGTGAAACAATTATAGGGGAGTGGTTGGTGGAGATCTCTCGAAATCAG CTTGTAGATGCATAA